The DNA window CATTACTCACCTGTCCTTTCTCTTTTCCGACAAATGCGGAAATTGGGCATTCCAATTAATGGGTTCATCTTGAATAGTGTGATTAATAGTTATTGCCTGATGCATCGTGCTGATTTTGGATTTTCGGTGTTACCTATTTACTTGAAGAATGGCATTCCGTTTAATAGTGTTACCTTTACAACTCTAATAAGGGGAATCTTTGCTGAAAATAAGGTTAAAGATGCTGttgaattgttcaaaaaattGGTGAGAGAGAAGATTTGTGATCCCGATGAAATCATGTATGCAACAGTAATGAATGGGCTCAGCAAAAGGGGTCATACTCAGAAGACTTTAAGTTTGCTCCGGTTAATGGAACAAGGTAACACTCAGCCCAACATATATATCTATAGCATTGTTATAGACGCTCTTTGCAAAGATGGAAACTTAGATGCTGCTATCAACATTCTGAACGAGATGAAGCAGAAAGACGTTCTTCCAAACATAGTTACATATAATTCAATAATTGATGGTTTGTGTAAGCTCGGTCAGTGGGAAAAGGTTAAAACTTTGTTCTCAGAGATGGTGAACCTTAATATGTATCCAGATGTGCATACCTTAAACATACTAACAGATGGACTATGCAAAGAAGGGAAAGTCAAAGATGCTGAGGAAGTAATGAAACACATGGTCGAAAAGGGTGTAGAGCCTGATACAATCACCTACAATGCATTGATGGATGGATATTGTTTGTGTGGTCAACTAGATAGAGCAAGGAGAATTTTTAGTAGCATGATAGATAAGGGCATTGAGACCGACATTATTAGCTATAACGTACTAATAAAGGGATACtgtaagaaaaagaaagtggaTGAGGCCATGCAATTGTTTTGTGAAATTTCTCAAAAGGGATCAAAACCCGATAATTTTACCTACAATACGATCTTGCAAGGTctttttgaagttggaagaaCTGGTGATGCAAAGCAAATTTACGCTGAGATGCTATCTGCAGGGACCAAGCCTGATATATACATTCATGTCACTTTGCTCAATGGTTATTATAAGTACGGACTTGTTGAAGAAGCTATGGCACTCGTTAATAAGTtagaaagaaacaaagaatATACTAATATTGCATTTTATAGGGTTGTCATTAACGGATTGTGCAAAAATGGTAAACTCAACGAAGCACATGCTGTTTTCAAGAAGCTTTCTTTCATTGGATTACTCCCGGATGTGAGAACATACACTATAATGATTAATGGATTTTGTCTTGAAGGGTTGTTTGATGAAGCTAAATATATTCTAAGAAAAATGGAAGACAACGGTTGTTCTCCAAACAATGTCACTTATAATGTTATTGTGCAAGGATTTCTCAGGTGCAACAAAATTAGTGAAATGGCATCTTTTATGAAGGAAATGGATGGAAGGGGCTTCTCATTTGATGCAACTACAACTGGTTTTTTGATAGATGTTGTAAGGGAGAATCCTTCTGTCCTTGACATGATACCAGAGCTTCACTCGAAACATAAGAAGTGAATATATTGTTTGGTTTATTCGGCTACGCTATCCTGTGATACAATTTCCTTTTTATCCCTGCAAAAGAAATAACACCCTATGCATTTGCTAAAGTTGATGGCAATTAGAACATTGTTTGAGCTTTCAACACAGCCTAATGAGGAGGTACATCAATTTTGGTTTGAGTTTTTCTTCCCATTCTTCTCTTTCTTAGAAATCAAATGTCATTGCACTCTTAATATGAGAAAAAATGGTGACCATACTGATATTCTAAAAAATGGAATAGTGGTAAGTTCCCTTATGTGTCACATTACTACATCGAgtccatattaagtgaattattgAGACTTTTTTCATAGTTCAAAGTAAGTGAATTATTCAAAGTTCACGAAAATTGTTGGAACTCTTTTCCATATTTACTCTTCATTTAATGAGATTCTTAACTTCTTTACATTTTCTAGGAGATAAgtttgaaaataatcaaaagggTAATAGTGGAAAATGGTCTAGAGCGAGTATAAGTCTAGTAATATCATTTTCAGTGCTATTAATATACAGGAACATCAAAACCTTCATGTTTCTGAGTAAACCCTCCCAGAAAAAATATCTATTAATTTATATGCAGGTTGATTGAGGGCAAGTTGCTAGTACAGGAATGGTTGCACCAAGTTATGTTCAGAAAGTTGCACTGAGTATTCTTGTTATAAATGTCGAATaccaaattttttaaatacGCATGTCAAATATCATAATATCAGAAGTGTGGTGTCAAAAATTTCAGTTTTGGTATCTACCATCTTAGTTgtgcggactcttcacttttgatgccgcacccatctcggattcttcaaaaatacactacttttggtgaatccgacacgcacccgttggcatttttgaagagtccgagcaacatagtcTACCATACCATGCCAACCCCTATTTACGACCGAACTATGGAAATTTGTGCTATTAACCTGAAGATATAAAATGAATCTAGTTCGCACTAGCATATAACTAAAGTAATTCTCTTGACTTTCATTGTAGACATTAAAAACTTTTGTTTTATTGTATTGGATTTCAATGGTGTTCGGACCAACTAACACACACCTATACTAATTCCACGGTGTACCTACTTTCTCCCACCAACACTGGTACCTGAAATTTTGTCCACCAAGGCTTATATAGATGGAAAGAAATCAACTAGCTTTTTTGCCTTCAGTAGGATTTGATTCGAGACCACATGGTTCTTAATCCACTTCATTGACTCCTAGGCCACACCCTTTGGTGCACAATAGTGATATAGAAACTTTTTGTGGGCTGCTATTATGCGTTTTGCAATAGTTATGAGAACTCATTTAGTTGATCTTGCTTTTGTGGCTTCATTCCAACAACATTAGGACTTCTAAATTCTAATCAACCATGGTTATCATGAATTTAACATATTGTTTCAATATTATGCATTCATTACAATGTTGTCTCAGAAGGAAGATGGATGTGTTGCTGGTTTCTTGGAAGAGCGCTTGAACGTGGgtcttaatttcattttatcagCCAAGGTAGGTTGCATCTTGACTTCTCTATCTTGTCGTAGCTCCTTCACAGAATACATGTTCCCAATGACTTTAATTTTGGGTTGAGGATGTTTCTCCTTCCCTCAATGACGCCGAAATATGAAATGCTTCTTGATTTCGTCCCACCTTTTTTCTGAGAGACGCATGGATAAAAACTTGGTAGATAAGGGGCACACCCCTCTATCTATTCTTTTCCTTCTTGCTTTTACTACTTGGAATACAATCAATCTCTCACAGTTTGGCTGTATAACTTTCATTATTGTCCTAAATGTGTTCTTTATCGCTTGTTCAGGCCGATCACAAAAAGAAGACTACAAGTTTGGCTTTGGACTCACAGTTGGAGAACAGATGAGGTAGTTTGAACAGGGATCAGGTTTTGATATATGAGCACAAGTAAAATTGAAAGCATCTTAGCAAGTGATCTGTTTTCTCAACGAGAAAAGAATTGACTTCTCACTTACTTACTACTTAGTCATTAAATACCAGCTTGAACAAGGAAAGTGGTCCCTTACCTTCTCTATTTCCTTCCCTGTGATTGACtgctttttcttcctttttccatACTTCAGGAGGAAGAGATCGCCGGGTTCAACTTCCACTGGTGATGGCGATTCCTTCTTGAAAACAGTATATTCAGTTGAATCTGAATATTCTAATAATAAGATCAAATCAATTCCTATTCGAAAAGAGGAAGTATATTTATCAAGCTGACATTGTTTCTGGAGCATCCTTATCAACTGGTGCAACTAGTCACTTGTAGTTGGCCTAGACACCACGgttatcaataaatataaagtttatGTTTTACAACCCAAGATTTTGGGTTTTACATTATCCATGTGCTTTTATTGTGTGATGTGATTAGTGAAAATTCAGGGATTTGGGATTGAGACTTTATTTGTTTTGTCGTTGTACTTAAATGCACACTTACCAATTCTTTAGGTATGGTAACTAATCTTTCTAATGCACTTACTAGTCTGGGGTGTAATAATGTTGCTTCTGTTATGAGAACTTTGGTTGCGTGGACGCAAATGTAATGTTGAAATTGCTACATGATCATATCTCCATGTGTTAGCTTTATCATAGttgtcattaatttttttttaatgacggTACTGTTCTGACCCACTTGTGTGTACCTTCAACTATTCAGCAAGTACATGttacctcccaccaacaacataggtACTATGTATCATTGACTATCAGATATGTTTTTAGTTGTCTATGAAATATTCAATCTTGTAAACACTTTAAGATTTGAGTAACACATATATTTCCTTCTAAGTTTAGTTTATGAAGTTAGTCTTTAGAAtcatttgaatttaattttaagttgaGTTCTAACTAACTGAGATAAATGCATGTTTCATGAAATAAGACACATTTTCTGAATATCCTTCAACATCTATAATCATGCCTTCTCtgttaggtaaaaaaaaaagttgtgttTTCCAAAAATATGACTTATCAAGGGTGTGGTATAATTGGTCGATAAAGTGGATTGAGAATCATAAGATCTCATGTTCAAAtccaaataattaaaatgtatattttaagTATGAGTTATTTTATACATAACAAATTACCCTTTAAGGGGTTGTTTTTTCGCTAGTTAGAGTTATTCACCTAGATGAAGACTTAATTATTCATGTAGTATActtcatttcatttttctcCTATGTAACGTTCTTGTACAATTTTGATTCTTTATTTGTCCCTTTctacttgtcatttttgacaaattaaaaaaagataatatttttttaaacttattatacgctcaatttatttagagagttagtgtttttgaaaaaggtagaacccctttaatgagtaaattgattttgaaattctatcaattaataggagtaaaatagtaaactcactatgtcaattattattttcttaataggtgtgtcaagtcaaaatatgacaagtaaatagggacaagGGGGGAGTAAATAGATCTCACCTAgtttatacatttataataatttgtGAGATTGTAAATTGGTAATCAATTAACGTATTTAATTTTATGCATAGCAACTAAAATACTAATCTTAAGCATGttattagttataatattaattttaatacataaataacttaCTTCTTAACGAGCAAGCAAACAACCTTTCATAGTGTATTAATTGCAGATTGTTTTGATGATTATTATATATTGTTacataatatattgtattgttttagttaatataatatttgaatgaaaTGTATCGATTATGTTGTTACATAATATCACACATCAATAATACAAAGAATAAATTTATAACACTATAAATAAACATAGAGTacacaataaattttttttaaaaaaataatagtatacaataagattattaaataataatccaaaaataaaatgaaaaaaataaattaacagcCTAACGACACTTGCCTTTTTTTGGATGGTTGCTAAGATTTTTTGAGgtgaatttaaatttagtccTGCTCTAATATTAGGGATGGGAATGGGCGAATggcaaaccaaaaaaaaatccaaagaagCTGAATGTATTAGTTTCTTGCAAAATTAGGGCACACGGAGATACAGCCATTGAAGAAGATGAGGAGAATTTCTCTGCCCAATTGCAATGGTATTCCCTTTATCTCTTCCATTTCTGGTTCGGCATTTACAATTAGAGCTTATTCTTCATGCCGTTACAGTAAAAAATCCATTTCAGTAATGGATAAATTTTGTGTAAATAGTAGCAATTTAGATGATGCTGTTACTCTCTTCCATCAAATGGTTACAATGAGGCCTCTTCCTTCAGTTGTCGATTTCTCTAAATTGTTTAAGACTATGATAAAGATGAAACATTACTCTGGTGCCCTTTCTCTTTTTCGACAAATGCTGAAATTGGGCATCCCAATTAGTGATTTCATCTTAAATATCATGATTAATAGTTATTGCCTGATGTATCGGGTTGATTGTGCATTTTCGGTGTTACCCATTTACTTGAAGAATGGCATTCCATTTAATACTGTTACCTTTAGCACCCTATTAAAAGGAATCTTTGCTCAAAATAAGGTCAAAGATGCAGTTGAATTGTTCAAGAAGTTGGTGAGAGACAAGATTTGTGAGCCTGACGAAGTCATGTATGCAATCGTCATGAATGGGCTAAGCAAAAGGGGTCATACTCAGAAGACTTTAAGTTTGCTCCGGTTAATGGAACAAGGTAATACTGAGCCCACCATATATATCTACAGCATTGTTATAGATGCTCTTTGCAAAGATGGAAACTTAGATGCTGCTATCAATATTCTGAACGAGATGAAGCAGAAAGACATTCCTCCAGACATAGTCACATATAATTCAATAATTGATGGTTTGTGTAAGTTTGGTCAGTGGGAAAAGGTTACGAGTTTGTTCTATGAGATGGTGAACCTTAATATTTATCCAGATGTGCATACCTTCAACATAATAACAGATGGACTATGCAAAGAAGGGAAAGTCAAAGATGCTGAGGAAGTAATGAAACACATGGTCGAAAAGGGTGTAGAGCCTGATACAATCACCTACAATGCATTG is part of the Solanum stenotomum isolate F172 chromosome 8, ASM1918654v1, whole genome shotgun sequence genome and encodes:
- the LOC125874126 gene encoding putative pentatricopeptide repeat-containing protein At1g12700, mitochondrial isoform X1, whose product is MKRTSLRSCNGIPFIYSISGSAFTFRACSSCHYSNKSISVKDKLGVNSGNLDDAVTLFHQMVTMKPLPSVVDFSKLFKTMISMKHYSPVLSLFRQMRKLGIPINGFILNSVINSYCLMHRADFGFSVLPIYLKNGIPFNSVTFTTLIRGIFAENKVKDAVELFKKLVREKICDPDEIMYATVMNGLSKRGHTQKTLSLLRLMEQGNTQPNIYIYSIVIDALCKDGNLDAAINILNEMKQKDVLPNIVTYNSIIDGLCKLGQWEKVKTLFSEMVNLNMYPDVHTLNILTDGLCKEGKVKDAEEVMKHMVEKGVEPDTITYNALMDGYCLCGQLDRARRIFSSMIDKGIETDIISYNVLIKGYCKKKKVDEAMQLFCEISQKGSKPDNFTYNTILQGLFEVGRTGDAKQIYAEMLSAGTKPDIYIHVTLLNGYYKYGLVEEAMALVNKLERNKEYTNIAFYRVVINGLCKNGKLNEAHAVFKKLSFIGLLPDVRTYTIMINGFCLEGLFDEAKYILRKMEDNGCSPNNVTYNVIVQGFLRCNKISEMASFMKEMDGRGFSFDATTTGFLIDVVRENPSVLDMIPELHSKHKK
- the LOC125874126 gene encoding putative pentatricopeptide repeat-containing protein At1g12700, mitochondrial isoform X2 — protein: MRRISLPNCNGIPFISSISGSAFTIRAYSSCRYSKKSISVMDKFCVNSSNLDDAVTLFHQMVTMRPLPSVVDFSKLFKTMIKMKHYSGALSLFRQMLKLGIPISDFILNIMINSYCLMYRVDCAFSVLPIYLKNGIPFNTVTFSTLLKGIFAQNKVKDAVELFKKLVRDKICEPDEVMYAIVMNGLSKRGHTQKTLSLLRLMEQGNTEPTIYIYSIVIDALCKDGNLDAAINILNEMKQKDIPPDIVTYNSIIDGLCKFGQWEKVTSLFYEMVNLNIYPDVHTFNIITDGLCKEGKVKDAEEVMKHMVEKGVEPDTITYNALMDGYCLRGQLDRARRIFSIMIDKGIETDIISYNVLIKGYCKKKKVDEAMQLFCEISQKGSKPDNFTYNTILQGLFEVGRTGDAKQIYAEMLSAGTKPDIYIHVTLLNGYYKYGLVEEAMALVNKLERNKEYTNIAFYRVVINGLCKNGKLNEAHAVFKKLSFIGLLPDVRTYTIMINGFCLEGLFDEAKYILRKMEDNGCSPNNVTYNVIVQGFLRCNKISEMASFMKEMDGRGFSFDATTTGFLIDVVRENPSVLDMMPKLHSKNKK